A segment of the Pseudomonas sp. Teo4 genome:
GCAAGGCCAACCCGGGGCAAGTGAACCAATTGCTCAAGGCCAAGCTCGAAGGGTAACCGTAGAGCGGGGGCTGCCATGCAGCCCATCGCAGGCTTCGCCAGCTCCCACAGTGTGTATGACCTTCAAAAACTGGTTTGCCCCAGTTTTCCTGAGTTAGTCGACAATCAAGGTGGGAGCTGGCGAAGCCTGCGATGGGCTGCGCAGCGGCCCTGGACCCTGGCTTGGAGCATCACATTGATACGCAACTTGTTCGGCACCCTCGCCCTCTTCTCCCTGCTGGCCGGCTGCGCCAGCCACGACATCGACCCCAGCGGTTACGACAAGACCGGCACCGCCTCCTATTATGGCTCTCGCCATCATGGCAAGCGCACCGCCAGCGGCGAGCCTTTCAACCAGCACGGCCTCACCGCCGCCCACCGCAGCCTGCCCTTCGGCAGCCGCGTGCTGGTCACCAACCTGGCCAACAAGCGCAGCGTCGTGGTACGCATCAACGATCGCGGCCCGCATTCGCGCGGCAGGTTGATCGACCTCTCCCGCGCCGCCGCAGAAAAAATCGGCATGCTCCGTAGCGGAACGGCGCGAGTCCGGGTACAAGGTCTGAGCGACTGACCCGACTGGAGCCTCGACCATTTTCGACCTGGCCACCCTTCCCACCTTCAGCCTGCTGCAACTGGGCCTGGCCCTGCTGTTGCTGGTCGGCGGCGC
Coding sequences within it:
- a CDS encoding septal ring lytic transglycosylase RlpA family protein, with the protein product MRNLFGTLALFSLLAGCASHDIDPSGYDKTGTASYYGSRHHGKRTASGEPFNQHGLTAAHRSLPFGSRVLVTNLANKRSVVVRINDRGPHSRGRLIDLSRAAAEKIGMLRSGTARVRVQGLSD